A stretch of DNA from Malus sylvestris chromosome 9, drMalSylv7.2, whole genome shotgun sequence:
CACCAAATGGTTGTTGATCAAACAATCCTCTTGATCACTGGCCAAAATATTTAACCTGGTGATATTTCAGTACCACAAATTAATTTGTCCTATAATTTCACTTTCGCGATATTTCTTACTCCAACTCTCATCATCAACAATTGTATTATAGTTACACGCAATAGAAAAAATAGCACTAATTAACCATATGTATTATATGTATTATATTATAtgtaaaatcaatagaaaagataggccctctttctctccctttttcttaaaaaaactaACAATTTCTACTACAATAATCATGGTGTTGACATGAAACTAAAGCACAATTTTCATTAATATTTAAATGCACAATATAGGAAAGAAGATAAACACGAACACTGTGACAGAAATTAGAGAAATAAAATCCTACTTTGATTAAACAAATCGTCATCATTACTTGAGGTATAAAACATGCGACATTGTGGTACCATACAATAATTTGTCAGCATAATTCGTCCAGCTTCTCCTCACTAATTAAATTATACACGCATTGTTAGGCATTAAACATGTATTATagacagtggcgaagccacgtgagggtgaggagtggcggccgccactcccctcgccgaAAAACAGGACTAGGTGATGTCTGGGTTTGCTGTGCGCAGCAGCAGACTgagtttgaatattttttttttaaacatccaGACCGAAACAAGGTCGTTTTGATTCtggtaaaaataattaaaaaaaataattaaaatagcgCCTGTGGTTTCgtaattttcaaaataaaaaatatagatCTTGGGGGACCGCGTGTTCCCATTTCACTCTCAATCCCTCTCACCACTCGGACCTCAGTGCTGCCGTGTCCTTCCCCCTTTTGTTTTGTCAACCTTTCTGCCAGAGAGCACATCATGTCAGCAACCCAAAGTCCCATCAGcaacataaaaaatattttttaattccaATTGGATTGTCAATCTTCAAGCCACTCTCCTCCACTTCTCTAGCCGCTGAGCGCTTGAGCCATCGGCTTCAGCCTTCAaaggtaaatttttttaattattaaatttacaatccctaaccctaattaattatttcatACAAATTTTGTTTGATAGGTATAGAATTattggttattgattattgattattAATCTGATTCTATGATTATTGATTAAAATgtattttttgggtgaaaattaaaattaaaattcttgattatttcatatgattagttgaattgaatatttatttattgaataatttgtatgcttattggtattgtttaattgaattgttggttggATTAATTATTATGCATATTAGTATAGTCTACTCTAGGATTAAAAGtgtaagaattttttttccttttcattttacattTACATAATGGAACGATACTATAAAAAACAATGCTTAAATCATCCTTCAAAGTTAAGGGTGTAAAGATTTGATTGTTGCTATTTTTTTGAACCTTGCAATATTTTAACTTCGTCCTTCCCCAGTCAATTCCTGGCTTCGCTACTGATTATAGAATATATCATCCTTCCCTTCCCTCTCAGGGTGCTTCTTCTATCCCCTTTTCTGGCGCCCCCTCGGCCCACTGAACTtgacttcttttctttcttttctgagCTCGAACCTTTTTGTTTCACAATAAGACCTGGACGATTAACTCGAAGAAAAAGCAACATGAAGTATTCATTAATATTTAAATGCACAACATTGAAAAGAAGGAAAACACAAACAGGGTTAAAGcaaatcatagaaaataaatTCCTACTTTGAATATTCCTCGTCTCCCCTTACGTTAATTTGTTTGACTGCTAAGCTTCTTTTCTTGAAACTTTCTTTAATCTCCTATTTTGGCCGCCCTTGATCCGTATCTGAAATTCTGCTAAACTTCTTCACCTCGATCAGCAAGCGCCCTGGATTCAAAGAAACGTGTTATTTGGAGAGGTTGGAATTGCACCCTTTGACATTTGTACTGGGAAAATTAAGGGGATGACCTGACTAATTTAATCCCTTTACTTTTCATCCGATACATGCGATATTGGATGTGTTGGAAGTTTGATGAGCCCATGTTATacttaacaataaaaataacGAGAGAAATAATACTCAAAAGCGTGCAATAATCGAACATCTAAAATATGCTCTTTTGACATATTTGAGAGACCTATTACTCTTTCACATCTCCTATTTCttgattctttttcttttctcactcTTGAAGAACATGCTGCTCATGGCAACTCATGGTTTGGCTCCTTCAATTTTGTAAGGCCATAATCTGTTTATATATTGTACTGGTTTAAACCTCATGACGATTATGTGAAAAATAGTAATTTGATGGGGTTATTTCAAGGGGTTTGTAATTACCTCTAAaggtaaaattttaattttaattttttttatatgataaATTTTCGAATGAAATTTTAACGGATTGAATTTTGTGAAATCAATTTTAAACCCAAGGGGTGCTAATGTAATTTTAAAAGTCTCTAGGAATTTttatcaaaatataaaaaacctaAATATGGGTGGTATAATTTGAGTGTAAGTGAGGGTATGAAACTGCACTAACAAATTAGCTTATCTACATCTCAAATCTGTATGAACTACAAGCCCGCCTAACATGACTCGAAATGTATCATCATTTGACATAAAAGCTAAGAAATAGGTTATGACTTTATCTTATCAAATAAAAAACCTAATTGATGGGTACGGTACCATATGTATTTTGATAATTCAAGAGAGGAATCAAATTATGACATGTTACCCTGAAGGTGCAaaatagaggtcgcacttggtgcgatggcaagtgccttcgcccatgagcggtaggtctcgggttcgagacttgggagcagcctctccataaatgggggtaaggctagccgacattcacctctcccagaccctgcgtaaagcgggagccttgtgcactgggtacgaccttttttaccCTGAAGGTGCAAAATGGGATCGATCCAGTAAATGTTATGCATATATATAAGGATATTATTAATGATAATAAAAACTTTTGCGGGTGTTCTTATTGTTGGTCATAACAACTACCAAATACACATACATGAGATATACAAGCAgactgaaaaaaataaaacagaaaagagagagaagtaAGACAGGACATTGTCTCAATAAAACTAGCTACGGCCATTGCATTAGGGACTAAAATAACAACATTATAGAGAGGATTGGTTTGGGTATGATTATTCACTATATTGAAGGCATTTAAAACGAAGAAATGGATGACAAATTCCTTATTTTGTCCAAATTGAAGGCTACTCATGCAAAAAAGGTATGCCTACAAATCTcccaaaaaaaagattaaaagagACAACTATTTTCATGAGTAACCTACAAATCCTGGAAAACTTTCcttaatttatattaattataatgaTCAATCAGATTTAACTTGACAAGCAAGAAATAACAGACAGGGAGGGAAAGGTCCGTATTTCAACTTTTGCTCCTTCATCTCCTAGGTTCAATGTGCCTAACAGCTACGCCTCTTTTTTTGACCTCCTATACTTCAggaaatcacaagacatgtagaAAAGTAGCTCAGTAGAAAAGTAGCTGAGGAGAAAAGTAGCTCAGTAGCACTATAAACAGTCTGCATTTGTGCAAGCAATGCAAGGCAAACACAAGACCTCAAATGGATCCCACAGCAGTAGCGACTAAGCCTCATGCTGTTTGCATTCCGGCTCCAGCTCAAGGCCATATCAAGGCAATGCTTAAATTTTCAAAGCTCCTGCACCATAGAGATTTTCAGATTACCTTTGTCAACACTGAGTACAACCACAAGCGCTTTCTAAAATCTCTGGGCCCCAATTCCCTTGATGGCTCACCTGATTTCCAGTTTGCAGCCATCCCAGCCGGCCTTCCAGATTCAGATGAAGATGCCACCCAAGATGTCCCATTGCCTTGTgattcaaatatttgaagtaaatgaataattttagatcATGCTAATAAGAAGAAATCCCTCGTAAACCAATTAAAGTaactgaattcacataataaaccAATTTTGGGATGCCACTGACCAGGCATTTCACAACTCCTCCAGACTCCAGTTTGTGGCCAAATGCCATCGCTCAGCTGCTCTTTAGGCAGTCCTCCTTTCTAGTTCGCAGTTCCTAGTCATAATTAAGATAATACTACCTCACTCTGTTACTTTATTGACAATTGATGTCAACATTAGCTGATATGCTCCTTGCCTTGGATATTTCTTACGAAAATGCATCTTTGTCGATGATAGTCCTAGATTTCTGCCAATGAAGTTAAGATAATTAAATCGTATTTGATTTCTTTCCGTTTATTGGCCAACTCAATCTTTATTAACTATACTATCATTTGATTTGCCCATGTCGATATTGCTATGCATATTGTTTCTGTTTCTACTTGCAATTTTCATACGAGAGGAGATTGTCACCTACCTGACCATCCCAGTCTGCTCCTTAGCTTAAAATTCTGTCGCATGCACCTCTACCGTTTAGCTGATTTGACCAAACAGTATGATTTAGTGAGTTATGCAAGCATGACATGACAATTTGTTAGTGACTTTGTTTCCTCATTACTAGTCAAGGTATTTGAGTCTCATCTTGTATTTGCTAATGGAACAATGTACAAGCATTTTATGCTAGAAAGCCGGAAAAGCTCCAACAGTAACAGTTTGTGATTGCTGATTGTTGGTGaccaattcagaaataaatataaaaaataacagaaataacAGAAACTCCATCACTGATGCATTCATCTTGTACTTTTAAAGCGTTTGCGCTTCTGTTAGAGGAGGTGTTGGCGACTTGTGTATTTTTAGGAATTACAAGGGCAGTGATTTCAACACTCTTTTTTACTTTTGCACACCCTTGTTAATCTTGACTGTTGATTTTACTGTAATTGTTTATCTAATGGCTACAAAATAAAGAGAAGACAATAGCAACAAAGGCAATGGATCGAAATAGAGAGGATCTGGCGTGAGTAgatggagaagagagaagagatgaGGAGAAGGAAATCTGCCAAACAATTCGTGAGGCAACTTTAAGCCATTACCAGATCGCGAGTCATGACAATAGCAACAAAGGCAAGAGTCGAACAGACCTTGCGGTGAAATTGAACGGATTTGCATCGAAATCGAACGAAGATTGcaacggagagagagagaagaggagaaAGAAATGGAGTAGAGAGAGGGGGACACAAAACATAGCTTTAAACGAGAGCCATTCGTTGAATGATAGGCTCTATATCCAGAATCTcatcctctcctctcctctagTCCTCCTGGTTTTATTTCAGTCACTCCCTTCCAACGACACACTACACTAGTACCTCATCTCATAAACTTGGTTTTATCTCATTCTTAATGAATATATAACGACCTTGTGATTTCCTTACCACTGCTTAGCTATATCCTCCCACCCACCCTGCCCTGAGCTAGTTAGTGCCTAGCTCAGTGCAAGCACAATCTAAGATGGATTCCAAGGCAGCAGCTAACAACAAACCTCATGCTGTTTGTATTCCAGTGCCAGCTCAAAGCCATATAAAGGCAATGCTTAAATTTTCAAAGCTACTCCACCATAGAGGCTTTCATATTACATTTGTCAACTCGGAGCTCAACCACAAACGCTTTCTAAAATCCTCGGGCCCCAACTCCCTTGATGGCTTGCCTGATTTCCAATTCAAAGCCATCCCAGACGGCCTTCCAGATTCAGATGCAGATACCACCCAAGATGTCCTATTGCTTTGTGATTCAATCAGAAAACAAAATTTCTTGGCTCCCTTCCGTGAACTACTCATTAAACTCAACGGTGATGCCATATCAACATCCACTAATCCTCCAGTAACTTGCATAGTTTCAGATGGTTTCATGTCGCCGTTCACAATCACAGCCGCTGAAGAGATTGAAGTCCCTATGGTGCTGTTCTACACTATTGCTGCATGCAGCTTTATGGGCTGTATACAATTTCGTGCTTTGGTTGAAAAGGGTCTTGCACCACTCAAAGGTGACATAAATACAACTTTTCAAACAATTGCTTAATTTGTCTTCAACTCTTATTCGCTTATTTCTAAGCATGTAAATGAAATTTTTCGTGTTGTAGATGATATCTGTTTGACAAATGGCTATTTGGAAAAGGTTATAGATTGGATTCCAGGAATGAAAGATATCCGTTTAAAGGAGCTCCCAACCTTTATTCGGACTTCAGATCCCGACGACATCATGCTTAACTTCATAATGGAATCAACGGATAGAGCTCATAAAGCTTCTGCAGTTGTTCTTCATACTTTTGATGCCTTAGAGCCAGATGTTTTGGAAGCTCTCTCATCTATGATTCCACTTGTTTATCCAATTGGCCCTCTTCAGTTACATCTCAATCAAATACCAGAACACCCCTTGAATATTGGATACAGTCTAtggaaagaagaaacaaaatgcCTCGACTGGCTAAGCACTAAGGCGCCAAATTCAGTTGTGTATGTGAATTTTGGCAGTATAACAGTTATGACACCTGAACATCTTGTCGAgtttggttggggacttgcaaacAGCAAGGTGCCCTTCTTTTGGGTAATTAGACCTGATTTAGTTATTGGCCAATCAGCAATTTTGCCGCGGGAGTttgttgatgaaacaaaagaaagaagtcTCATTGCAAGTTGGTGCCCACAAGAGCAAGTCCTTAACCACCCATCAGTGGCAGGATTTTTAACACACAGCGGTTGGAATTCAACCATTGAGAGCCTCACTGAAAGAGTGCCTATGCTCTGTTGGCCATTCTTCGGTGACCAGCAGATGGACTGCCGCTTTAGTTGCAATGAATGGGGCATTGGCATGGAAATTAGTAATGATGTGAAGAGGGATGAAGTAGAGAGGCTTGTCATAGAGTTAATGGATGGGGAGAAGGGTAAGAAGATG
This window harbors:
- the LOC126582372 gene encoding 7-deoxyloganetin glucosyltransferase-like — its product is MDSKAAANNKPHAVCIPVPAQSHIKAMLKFSKLLHHRGFHITFVNSELNHKRFLKSSGPNSLDGLPDFQFKAIPDGLPDSDADTTQDVLLLCDSIRKQNFLAPFRELLIKLNGDAISTSTNPPVTCIVSDGFMSPFTITAAEEIEVPMVLFYTIAACSFMGCIQFRALVEKGLAPLKDDICLTNGYLEKVIDWIPGMKDIRLKELPTFIRTSDPDDIMLNFIMESTDRAHKASAVVLHTFDALEPDVLEALSSMIPLVYPIGPLQLHLNQIPEHPLNIGYSLWKEETKCLDWLSTKAPNSVVYVNFGSITVMTPEHLVEFGWGLANSKVPFFWVIRPDLVIGQSAILPREFVDETKERSLIASWCPQEQVLNHPSVAGFLTHSGWNSTIESLTERVPMLCWPFFGDQQMDCRFSCNEWGIGMEISNDVKRDEVERLVIELMDGEKGKKMKNKAMMWKKLAEEATGPHGSSSKNLDMLVNQVLLRKTRRHP